In the genome of Pseudanabaena mucicola str. Chao 1806, the window TGTACGATTTAAAAGCAATAGTTATTGGTGCAGGTATTGGTGGACTCACGGCAGGAATTGCACTGCGTCAAGTTGGCTATGATGTAGAAATTTATGATCGCGTCCGTGAACTTCGACCAGTTGGTGCGGGGATTTCCCTCTGGTCTAATGGTGTCAAAATCCTAAATCGGCTTGGTTTAGGTGATAAGCTAGCCGCGATCGGTGGTCAGATGAATCGCATGGAGTATCGTCATCTATCAGGAACCTTACTCAATGAGATTTCGCTACAACCTTTAATTACTGAAGTTGGGCAAAGACCTTATCCAGTAGCTCGGCGCGATTTGCAAAATATTTTATTAGATGCTTTTGCAGCATCAGGGGGCAAGTTAACTCTTGGAGCAAAATGTATTGATGTTATAGAAAGTGATCTCGATATTACAGCTAAATTTGAAGATGGCAGTACTGCTATAGGTGATTTCTTAGTAGCGGCTGATGGGGTGCATTCTATTTTGAGAGAATATGTCCTCAGCAAAAAAATAGAACCAAAGTATGGAGGCTATGTCAATTGGAATGGCTTAGTACCCATAAGTGATGACCTTGCCCCTGCCGATATCTGGTCGATCTACGTGGGCGAACATAAACGTGCTTCGATGATGCCCGTTGCTGGCGATCGCTTTTACTTCTTTTTTGATGTCCCTTTAGACAAGGGCACATCTAGTGATCGCAATAATTATCGCAATGAACTTAAAGAATATTTTCAGGGCTGGGCGGAACCTGTACAACTGCTAATTGATCGCTTTGATCCAGAAACCGTTGCGCGTGTTGAAATTCATGATGTGGGACCAATTTCACGTATGGTTAGAGGGCGAGTTGCCTTACTGGGTGACTCTGCCCATGCCACCTGTCCTGATCTGGGGCAAGGCGGATGTCAAGCAATGGAAGATGGCTGGGTATTAGCGAATTATCTGGCATCGACGAATTTAGGTGTTACTGACGCGCTAATGCGTTATGAAAAGGAGCGCAAGGTCAGAACTACGGAAATTGTGAATAAGGCTCGTAATCGTGCTGAAACTATTCATGGTAAAGATCCTGAAGTATCCCAGAAGTGGTACGCACAGCTTGCAACGGAAAGTCCACTGGATGTCACAAGTGCGATCGCCAAAACTATTAGTGGAGGACCTCTACATTGAGTTTTCCTTCAAAATATGCAATCGCAACGCTCAATCAGATGAGTCAAGCAGAATTTACGGAAGCCCTAGATTCTATTTTTGAGCATACTCCAGAAATTGCGGCTCAAGCTTGGCAAGAACGTCCTTTTGATGATTTAACCAAGTTGCATCTGGTCATGGCAGGGATCGTCAAAAACATGAATGAATCAGATCAACTAAAGCTGATTTGCGCTCATCCCGATCTTGGCAGTAAATTTAAAATGGCAGAAGCATCTGTGCAGGAGCAGTCCACAGTTGGCTTAGATCAGCTTTCTAGCAGGGAATATAGCCGCTTCCAACAACTGAACGATGCTTACAAGCAGAAGTTTGGTTTTCCTTTTATTATTGCTGTCCGCAACCATACAAAAGATAGTATCCTCGCAGCTTTTGAGCAGAGGTTAAACAATACGATCGCATTAGAGAAAAAACAGGCGATCGCGGAAATTATCGAAATTGCCAGATGGCGATTGTTTTTGGCGATTAGCTTTTAGCAAAAATTCACTTAAATCAAATTCTATGACCTATCCCAGAGATATGATTGGCTACGGGAGAAATACTCCTAATCCGCAGTGGCAAGATCAAGCCCGCATTGCTGTTCAGTTTGTGATTAATTACGAAGAAGGTGGTGAGACTTGCATATTACATGGAGATACTACTTCTGAAACTTTTCTATCGGAAATTGTGGGAGCTTTGCCTATTGATGGATTGCGCCATATGAATATGGAGTCTTGCTATGAATATGGTAGTCGTTCAGGATTTTGGCGTTTATATCGCATGTTTAAAGATCGACATATTCCTGTCACGATCTATGGTATTGCCATGGCACTGGAACGTAATCCTGAGGCAGTTGCGGCAATGCTCGAAGCCAATTGGGAAATAGCGAGTCATGGCTATCGTTGGATTGATTACAAATATTTTTCGCCTGAACAGGAGCATGAACACTTACAAAAGGCGATCGCTATTCATACCCAAGTTACGGGAGATCGTCCATTAGGTTGGTACACAGGACGCACTAGCCCCCATACGCGCCGATTGGTAGTCGAGGAAGGTGGGTTTCTCTATGATTCCGATAGTTACGCCGATGATCTTCCCTACTGGAATTATGACTATGGCAAGCCCCATTTAATTATCCCCTATACCCTTGACAATAACGACATGCGATTTGCCACAACGCAGGGATTCAATTCTGGCGATCAGTTTTTTGCATACTTGCGGGATGCGTTTGATGTTCTCTACGCTGAGGGAGAAACATCCCCAAAAATGATGAGCATTGGTCTACATTGTCGTTTAGCAGGAAGACCAGGCAGGGCGGCGGCTCTAGCGAGATTTTTGGATTATGTGCAGAGTCATGAGCAAGTGTGGCTCTGTCGTCGCATTGATATTGCTCATCACTGGTATCAAACCCACAAACCTGAGAGTTGAAAATTCGTGCATGTAATATTGAAATTACGCAGTGGTCGAAAAAGATGCAAAAAAAGAAGAGTTAGGCAAAGCCAAATGGAAAATAAATTTAGCACCCTAGCCTATTTCCAGTATCTGCTGAGTAACCAGCTAAACTAGGCGGTTATGCGTGAGTAAACTTAGGATTCAAGTTGCCGTTTCGCCCACTATGTGAGCAAAACAGCAACTTGGATTTTATTTATCGAAAAAAGGGTTTAAATCCGCATGATTCCAGAAGAGCTTTACACTACATTGTATTTAGATAACTTACATAATTAGGACTTACGCATTGGGTAGATGTAGTGCGGGCGAAGCCCGCACCACATCTACCTCAAGTCTAATAAATTCGTTCGGTTTGCGTAAGTCCAAATAATATCTAAAACAATGTAAACATGACACAAAAAGCATTCAAGTTCCGATTCTATCCAAATCCTGAGCAAGAAACCTTGCTCAGGAGAACGATGGGTTCGCTCGATTAGTTTATAACCGTGCCCTAGCCGCAATGACAGAAGCATGGTATGAAAGACAAGAGCGAGTCGGATACGCTGAAACATCATCAATGTTGAGCTACTTAACTGCGTGGAAAAAGCAAGAAGACCTACAATTTCTAAATGAAGTTAGTTGTGTTCCATTACAACAGGGATTAAGACATTTACAAACCGCATTTACTAATTTCTTTGCAGGAAGACCAAAATATCCCAACTCCAAGAAAAAGCATCAAGGCAGTAACGCTAAATTTACTAAGTCAGCTTTCAAATGGAAAGATGGCAAAGTATTCTTGGCAAAAAGTACTCAACCTCTAGATATCCGATGAAGTCGTGAACTCCCATAAGGCGCAGAACCATCAACCAAATTAGTGATGCTCGTATTGACTTTCTTCACAAATTGACAACTCGACTGGTTCGTGAAAACCAAGTGATTGCAGTTGAGGATCTGTCCGTGAAGAATATGGTCAAACGTAGAAAACTCGCTCTCTCGATTAGTGATGCTAGCTGTGGTGAAATTGTCAGGCAACTGGAATATAAGTGCAATTAGTATGGACGTACTTTTGTCAAAATTGAACGTTGGTTCCCTAGCTCTAAACGCTGTGGACATTGCGGTTATGTTGTAGATAAGTTGCCTTTAAATGACAGGGAGTGGGATTGTCCTAGATGCAGTACGCATCACAATAGAGATGTGAATGCTGCTAAAAATATTCTTGCCGCAGGGCTTGCGGTGAATGTCTGTGGGGCGACTGTAAGCCCCGAGCAGAGTAAGTCTGTTAAGGCTGGTGCGATGAAGCAGAAACCTATGTCGTGAGTCTTAGGAATCCTCGTCACTTTAGTGCGGGGTGGATGTCAACAAGGATTTGAGTTTCAATTTTGCCTACGGCAAAATTGAAACTGCAATAACTAACTCAGTTTTGAGTATTGACTGATCGGTATATGTGATTTTTTCAATAGAGGCTAAAATATATCTAGATTAAAGTTTCTTAATATTTAGGCAATTGTATCGTGCTAATTCAATCAGACTGGCTCAAAAGGCTACGAGGTCACTCGTTTGACCTAGAGTTAGGGGCGATCGCTATTATTTATTTTGTCCAAGGCGCAATGGCAATCTCACAGCTTGCCGTCAGTTTCTTCCTAAAGGATGACTTAGGGCTTAGTCCTGCCGAAGTTGCCTCAATGGTCGGAATTACAATGTTACCTTGGACAATTAAGCCCCTCTATGGTCTGATTTCCGATGGATTCCCTATATTTGGTTACCGTCGTCGCCCCTACCTACTACTGTCAAGTTTATTAGGAATTTTGGCATGGTCAAGTATGGGGCTGTGGGTAGCAACTCCCTTTTGGGCAGTCGCGATGATTGCAACTGGTTCTCTTTCTCTAGCTTGCTCGGATGCGATTACTGATGCTTTGATTGTGCAACGCGCAAGACTAGAACCAGAGGGAGATGCAGGTTCTTTGCAGTCATTTAGTTGGATTGCCTCATCGATTGGCGCGATTATGTCTGCCTATTTGAGTGGATATTTGCTAGAGCATTTTGGTGCGAAGTTTGTGTTTGAGATTACGGCGATTTTGCCACTATTGGTAGGGATTTCAGCCTTTGCGATCGCCGATCCCCCGATGTCCACAGTGTATATTGTTGTGCCTGACAAATCAGCAACCAATTTAGAATCACCGATACCTGCGACTCTATCTCGGAATTCACAGTTATGGATGTCGCTGAAGTTTAACTTTAGTCAGTTACGCCAAGCCTTTACTAATAAAGCTATTTGGCTACCGACACTTTTCTTGTTTATCTGGCAAGCAACACCCAGTTCAGATACTGCCTTTTTCTATTTCACGACGAATGAGCTGAAATTTAATCCTGAATTTTTAGGGACGATTAAATTTTTTGCAAGTTGGGCAGGTTTGCTTGGCGTATGGATATTTCAACGTTTTTTTAAATCTGTACCCACCCGCAAAATTTTCTTTTGGACTACGATTATTTCCACAGTTTTAGGATTAACCAGTTTATTGCTAGTAACCCATACTAATAGAGCATTAGGCATTGATGATCGCTGGTTTAGTCTCGGTGATAGCCTGATTTTGACGGTTGCAGGCAGAATTGCATTTATGCCTGTTTTGGTTTTGGCTGCTAGGCTTTGCCCTGAAGGGATCGAGGCGACTTTATTTGCATTGTTGATGTCGGTGATTAATATTTCAGCACTCTGTTCCTTCCAATTAGGGGCTGCCCTGACGCATTTTTTCGGTGTTACTGAATCAAATTTTGATAACCTCTGGCTTTTGATTGTTATTGCAAATATCAGTAGTCTATTACCACTGCCATTCTTAAAGTGGCTACCTGACCAAACGAATGGCAAATTAGTCCATGATTAATAAATGGAAATTGACTACATTGCTTTATTTGTTTCTGATGTGGGGCGATCGCTAATTTTCTATCGCGATGCCTTAGGATTTCGCTTTACGAAACCTGCAAAATCTGACAGTGCTGAGGGTTATAGTGGCAATCTGAAAATAGGACTTTATGATCGCAGTTGGTTACCCAAATTATTTGGTGAACAAGGTCAGCAAATTATCAGTGGCAATCCGTTTTTACTATCGATGACAGTTGATAATCTCGATCAGGTCTACAAGGAATTATGCGATCTACAAGCCAATATGCCTATAGATATTATTTCATCACCGAGAATCATGCCTTGGGGACAAAAGATCTTATTTTTAAGCGATCCCGATGGCAATCTTTTAGAAATCGTTCAAGGTAGCATCTAATTTTAAAGCTATGGTTGCTCGATAGCACCTTTTTTCACCATCGTTGAACTAACGTTAAAGCTCACACTTTGTGCGAATTCTAATTTCCAGATTTACTGCTATATATTTAACTGTGGCTAAAACTTTAAATGTTTGTAACACCTATGCCTACCCAAAACGATATCCCCATTGCCCAGAGGGTCAGAGATTCCCAGCGATCTCAGCAAAAGCAAGTATCAGCTAATCCTGTTGTGCGATCGCTACAGGCAGTTCCTTGGTGGGGATATGGGTTAGCAGCATTAGCCTTTCTCTCGCCAATCATCACTACTCGAATTTGGTTTGCATTAAATGCCAATGCCACTCAAGTAAACGTATCATCCATATCCGAAAAAGTTGCTTCAGAACCAAAAGTAGAACCTCAAACCCAACGCCCCTCAACTATTCCCACAGTCACGCCATTTGTCGATAAAAATTTAGCAAATCCCACAAATAAAACGACCAATGAAAATGCTGATGTAGTTGCCAATGAGCCTGATAGTCCTCCCGATCTTTTTGGACATCATCCTTACAAAGAAGCTCCTACCAATCAACTACGCACCGTTAGCAGAGCCAGTGATGGCTATGAAATTAAACTGAGGGAGGCGGCGGCAAAAAGTTATCAGGCTATGGAGGCAGCTGCCAAAGCTGATGGTGTTGATTTTGTGGTAATTTCTGGGTTTCGGACGGTCGCTGAACAACAACAACTTTTCTTTGACATCAGTAAGCAACGTAATCAAACTCCAGCCCAACGCGCTAAGGTCAGTGCGC includes:
- the hpxO gene encoding FAD-dependent urate hydroxylase HpxO, which codes for MYDLKAIVIGAGIGGLTAGIALRQVGYDVEIYDRVRELRPVGAGISLWSNGVKILNRLGLGDKLAAIGGQMNRMEYRHLSGTLLNEISLQPLITEVGQRPYPVARRDLQNILLDAFAASGGKLTLGAKCIDVIESDLDITAKFEDGSTAIGDFLVAADGVHSILREYVLSKKIEPKYGGYVNWNGLVPISDDLAPADIWSIYVGEHKRASMMPVAGDRFYFFFDVPLDKGTSSDRNNYRNELKEYFQGWAEPVQLLIDRFDPETVARVEIHDVGPISRMVRGRVALLGDSAHATCPDLGQGGCQAMEDGWVLANYLASTNLGVTDALMRYEKERKVRTTEIVNKARNRAETIHGKDPEVSQKWYAQLATESPLDVTSAIAKTISGGPLH
- the uraD gene encoding 2-oxo-4-hydroxy-4-carboxy-5-ureidoimidazoline decarboxylase, producing the protein MSQAEFTEALDSIFEHTPEIAAQAWQERPFDDLTKLHLVMAGIVKNMNESDQLKLICAHPDLGSKFKMAEASVQEQSTVGLDQLSSREYSRFQQLNDAYKQKFGFPFIIAVRNHTKDSILAAFEQRLNNTIALEKKQAIAEIIEIARWRLFLAISF
- the puuE gene encoding allantoinase PuuE produces the protein MTYPRDMIGYGRNTPNPQWQDQARIAVQFVINYEEGGETCILHGDTTSETFLSEIVGALPIDGLRHMNMESCYEYGSRSGFWRLYRMFKDRHIPVTIYGIAMALERNPEAVAAMLEANWEIASHGYRWIDYKYFSPEQEHEHLQKAIAIHTQVTGDRPLGWYTGRTSPHTRRLVVEEGGFLYDSDSYADDLPYWNYDYGKPHLIIPYTLDNNDMRFATTQGFNSGDQFFAYLRDAFDVLYAEGETSPKMMSIGLHCRLAGRPGRAAALARFLDYVQSHEQVWLCRRIDIAHHWYQTHKPES
- a CDS encoding folate/biopterin family MFS transporter; the protein is MLIQSDWLKRLRGHSFDLELGAIAIIYFVQGAMAISQLAVSFFLKDDLGLSPAEVASMVGITMLPWTIKPLYGLISDGFPIFGYRRRPYLLLSSLLGILAWSSMGLWVATPFWAVAMIATGSLSLACSDAITDALIVQRARLEPEGDAGSLQSFSWIASSIGAIMSAYLSGYLLEHFGAKFVFEITAILPLLVGISAFAIADPPMSTVYIVVPDKSATNLESPIPATLSRNSQLWMSLKFNFSQLRQAFTNKAIWLPTLFLFIWQATPSSDTAFFYFTTNELKFNPEFLGTIKFFASWAGLLGVWIFQRFFKSVPTRKIFFWTTIISTVLGLTSLLLVTHTNRALGIDDRWFSLGDSLILTVAGRIAFMPVLVLAARLCPEGIEATLFALLMSVINISALCSFQLGAALTHFFGVTESNFDNLWLLIVIANISSLLPLPFLKWLPDQTNGKLVHD
- a CDS encoding VOC family protein is translated as MEIDYIALFVSDVGRSLIFYRDALGFRFTKPAKSDSAEGYSGNLKIGLYDRSWLPKLFGEQGQQIISGNPFLLSMTVDNLDQVYKELCDLQANMPIDIISSPRIMPWGQKILFLSDPDGNLLEIVQGSI
- a CDS encoding M15 family metallopeptidase — translated: MPTQNDIPIAQRVRDSQRSQQKQVSANPVVRSLQAVPWWGYGLAALAFLSPIITTRIWFALNANATQVNVSSISEKVASEPKVEPQTQRPSTIPTVTPFVDKNLANPTNKTTNENADVVANEPDSPPDLFGHHPYKEAPTNQLRTVSRASDGYEIKLREAAAKSYQAMEAAAKADGVDFVVISGFRTVAEQQQLFFDISKQRNQTPAQRAKVSAPPGHSEHHTGYAIDLGDASVPSANLSTNFEKTAAFQWLQSNAAKYGFEMSFPPNNSQGVMYEPWHWRFVGDDDSLATFYKKQPRSGSFIKKS